One Cedecea neteri DNA segment encodes these proteins:
- the wcaK gene encoding colanic acid biosynthesis pyruvyl transferase WcaK gives MKLLILGNHTCGNRGDSAILRGLIDAITTLDDSIHVDVMSRYPVSSAWLLGRPVLGDGLYKQMKRYNNAAGLVGRVKKVLRRKYQHHVLVAKATNTGRLRNIAIPQGFIDFVKSLQEYDAIIQVGGSFFVDLYGVTQFEHALCSFMARKPVYMVGHSVGPFQEPQFNQLANYVFGHARSLILRETVSLELMKQSQIDTSKVEQGVDTAWLVAQHEEDFVPGYAVKHWLGVVEGKKTVAITLRELAPFDKRLGTTQEAYEKAFAEVVNRTIEQGYQVLALSTCTGIDSYNKDDRMVALNIRQYINQPDDYHVVMDELNDLEMGKIFAACELTVGTRLHSAIISMNFGTPAIAINYEHKSAGIMQQLGMPEMAIDIRQLLDGSLQGVVADVLGQLPAINQRLTAAVSAERANGMKMVESVLERVKGEK, from the coding sequence ATGAAGTTACTTATTCTTGGCAACCATACTTGCGGCAACCGTGGTGATAGCGCCATTTTGCGCGGATTGATTGATGCCATCACCACGCTCGATGACAGCATTCATGTGGATGTGATGAGTCGCTATCCGGTCAGTTCTGCCTGGCTGCTGGGTCGCCCGGTGCTGGGCGACGGGCTCTACAAGCAAATGAAGCGGTATAACAACGCTGCCGGGCTGGTCGGGCGGGTGAAAAAAGTCCTGCGCCGTAAATATCAGCACCATGTGCTGGTGGCGAAAGCGACCAACACCGGGCGACTGCGTAATATCGCTATTCCGCAGGGGTTTATTGATTTTGTGAAATCCCTGCAGGAATACGACGCGATTATTCAGGTGGGCGGCTCTTTCTTTGTCGATCTGTATGGCGTTACCCAGTTTGAGCATGCGCTGTGCAGCTTTATGGCGCGTAAGCCGGTTTATATGGTCGGGCATAGCGTGGGCCCGTTCCAGGAGCCGCAGTTTAACCAACTGGCGAACTACGTCTTCGGTCACGCCAGGTCCCTTATTCTGCGTGAAACCGTGAGCCTGGAATTGATGAAACAAAGTCAAATCGACACCAGCAAGGTCGAACAAGGGGTCGATACGGCGTGGCTGGTGGCGCAGCATGAAGAGGATTTTGTGCCGGGTTACGCGGTCAAACACTGGCTCGGCGTGGTAGAGGGCAAGAAAACCGTGGCCATTACGCTGCGTGAACTGGCGCCGTTTGATAAGCGGCTGGGCACCACCCAGGAAGCTTACGAGAAGGCCTTTGCCGAAGTGGTGAACCGCACCATTGAACAGGGCTATCAGGTGTTGGCGCTCTCCACCTGCACCGGCATTGACAGCTATAACAAAGATGACCGCATGGTGGCGCTTAATATCCGCCAGTACATCAACCAGCCCGACGACTACCACGTCGTGATGGATGAGCTTAACGATCTTGAAATGGGCAAAATTTTTGCTGCCTGTGAGCTGACGGTGGGCACGCGCCTCCACTCCGCCATTATTTCGATGAACTTCGGTACGCCGGCTATCGCCATCAACTACGAACACAAATCTGCGGGCATCATGCAGCAGTTGGGGATGCCAGAAATGGCTATCGATATTCGCCAGTTGCTGGACGGCTCTTTGCAGGGCGTAGTGGCGGATGTTCTGGGGCAATTGCCCGCGATTAACCAGCGTCTTACGGCGGCAGTGAGCGCTGAGCGTGCAAACGGCATGAAAATGGTGGAGTCGGTGCTTGAGCGAGTTAAGGGGGAGAAATGA
- the galF gene encoding UTP--glucose-1-phosphate uridylyltransferase GalF — protein sequence MTNLKAVIPVAGLGMHMLPATKAIPKEMLPIVDKPMIQYIVDEIVAAGIKEIVLVTHSSKNAVENHFDTSYELEALLEQRVKRQLLAEVQSICPPGVTIMNVRQAQPLGLGHSILCAQPIIGNSPFVVVLPDVVLDGATADPLRYNLAAMVARFNETGRTQVLAKHMPNEDLAAYSVITTQEPLQNEGQVSRVVEFVEKPDQPQTLDSDLAAVGRYVLSADIWPLLEKTEPGAWGRIQLTDAIAVLNETQPVEVMQMTGESYDCGKKMGYMQAFVQYGLRNHKEGQKFRESIQKLLAKA from the coding sequence ATGACTAATTTAAAAGCAGTTATCCCGGTCGCTGGTTTAGGCATGCATATGCTGCCTGCAACGAAGGCGATTCCTAAAGAGATGCTGCCTATCGTTGATAAGCCGATGATCCAGTACATCGTCGACGAAATTGTTGCCGCTGGCATCAAAGAAATCGTGCTGGTAACCCACTCTTCCAAGAATGCTGTTGAAAACCATTTCGACACATCATACGAGCTGGAAGCCCTGCTTGAGCAGCGCGTCAAGCGTCAGCTGCTGGCCGAAGTTCAGTCTATTTGCCCGCCAGGCGTCACCATCATGAACGTTCGTCAGGCCCAACCGCTTGGGCTGGGGCACTCTATCCTTTGCGCACAGCCTATCATTGGCAACAGTCCATTTGTTGTGGTGCTGCCGGATGTGGTGCTTGATGGCGCTACTGCTGATCCGCTGCGCTATAACCTGGCGGCCATGGTCGCTCGGTTCAATGAAACCGGTCGTACTCAGGTGCTGGCGAAACATATGCCAAATGAAGATCTGGCGGCGTATTCAGTGATCACCACTCAGGAGCCTTTGCAGAATGAAGGGCAGGTGAGCCGGGTAGTTGAATTTGTTGAAAAACCCGATCAGCCGCAAACGCTGGACTCCGATCTTGCCGCAGTAGGGCGCTATGTTCTTTCAGCTGATATCTGGCCATTATTGGAAAAAACAGAACCTGGCGCATGGGGCCGTATTCAGCTAACCGATGCTATCGCGGTGCTGAACGAAACTCAGCCGGTGGAAGTGATGCAGATGACCGGCGAGAGCTACGACTGTGGTAAAAAAATGGGCTATATGCAGGCGTTCGTCCAGTACGGGCTGCGCAACCACAAGGAAGGCCAAAAGTTTCGCGAAAGTATTCAGAAGCTGCTAGCTAAAGCATAA
- a CDS encoding acyltransferase — protein sequence MIGFFNQCLLKLKLFTKFRNKIHVGKNTFIHKNPTLIVRTTEKGKGLFIHDGVYIGREVNIHTASKIVISKNCVISDYVYISSMAHGIDPGKGPILSQQDTDKGEIVLGENVFVGFNAKILPGVILGDWTIVGAGAVVTKSFPGFCIVAGNPAKVIKKYNHDLHQWETNDVN from the coding sequence ATGATAGGTTTTTTCAATCAGTGTCTATTAAAATTAAAACTATTCACAAAATTCAGAAATAAAATTCATGTAGGCAAAAACACTTTTATTCATAAGAACCCAACCCTAATCGTTAGAACTACTGAAAAAGGCAAGGGTTTATTTATACATGATGGTGTATATATCGGACGAGAAGTTAATATTCATACTGCTTCAAAAATTGTCATATCAAAAAATTGTGTGATCAGCGATTATGTTTATATAAGTAGCATGGCACATGGCATCGATCCTGGAAAAGGACCTATTCTTTCGCAACAAGATACGGATAAAGGTGAAATAGTTCTTGGCGAGAATGTCTTTGTTGGTTTCAATGCCAAAATATTACCGGGAGTTATATTGGGTGATTGGACAATTGTAGGTGCAGGCGCTGTTGTTACAAAGTCTTTCCCCGGTTTTTGCATTGTTGCAGGAAATCCAGCGAAAGTAATAAAGAAATATAATCATGACTTGCACCAATGGGAAACTAATGATGTTAATTAA
- the rfbC gene encoding dTDP-4-dehydrorhamnose 3,5-epimerase, with the protein MKVINTKIDGVLIINPRIFGDERGFFYESYHATRYKEIGIREEFVQDNRSRSSKGVLRGLHFQKNRPQGKLVTVTNGEVFDVAVDLRPGSPTFGKHESVILSGENKIQFYIPPGFAHGFCVLSDFADFQYKCTDFYDPSDEGGLIWNDPCLDIEWPVTDPIISAKDGELPTLDNIKEFILKGWGNV; encoded by the coding sequence ATGAAAGTTATTAATACGAAAATTGATGGTGTCTTAATTATTAACCCCAGGATTTTTGGAGATGAGCGAGGCTTCTTTTATGAGTCCTATCATGCTACTCGCTATAAAGAAATTGGCATCCGCGAGGAATTTGTTCAGGACAACCGTTCCCGATCTTCAAAAGGTGTTTTACGTGGACTTCATTTTCAAAAAAATAGACCTCAAGGCAAGCTTGTTACGGTCACAAACGGTGAGGTTTTCGATGTTGCCGTAGATCTTCGACCAGGATCTCCAACTTTTGGTAAGCATGAATCGGTTATATTAAGCGGTGAAAACAAAATACAATTTTATATCCCTCCAGGATTTGCTCACGGTTTTTGCGTTTTGAGCGATTTTGCTGATTTTCAATACAAATGTACTGATTTCTACGATCCCTCTGATGAAGGAGGATTAATATGGAACGACCCTTGTTTAGACATTGAATGGCCAGTCACAGATCCAATCATATCAGCAAAAGATGGTGAATTGCCGACACTAGATAACATTAAAGAATTTATTCTAAAAGGGTGGGGAAATGTCTAA
- a CDS encoding acyltransferase yields the protein MMLIKKAVSLLQLLHSQVIYKFCMKSFGSKSRIISPMLIVNPKYIEIGRGVLIRDGLRLEVVDPQNDVVISIGDNVNIEQNCHIIGRVRVSIGDNVTITGNCSIVDVSHPYEDINDKTKIGQRISNVAQPVIIGDGTFIGFGSHISPGVTIGKHCVVGAGAVVTRSIPDYSVVAGIPAKIIKRFSFEDNEWINIAS from the coding sequence ATGATGTTAATTAAAAAAGCTGTTAGTTTACTCCAATTATTGCACTCTCAGGTAATATATAAGTTTTGTATGAAATCATTTGGTAGTAAAAGCAGAATTATTTCACCAATGCTTATAGTTAATCCGAAATATATAGAAATAGGTCGAGGGGTCTTAATCAGAGATGGCCTTAGACTAGAAGTCGTCGACCCACAAAATGATGTAGTTATAAGTATTGGTGATAATGTTAATATTGAACAAAATTGTCATATTATTGGGCGTGTAAGAGTCTCGATAGGTGACAATGTGACTATTACCGGAAACTGCTCAATTGTCGATGTTAGTCATCCATATGAAGATATTAACGATAAAACAAAGATCGGCCAACGCATATCAAATGTTGCCCAGCCTGTGATAATTGGTGATGGCACATTTATTGGTTTTGGATCTCATATTTCACCTGGCGTCACTATTGGTAAACATTGTGTTGTGGGGGCCGGAGCGGTTGTTACCCGATCTATTCCAGACTATTCTGTGGTTGCAGGTATACCCGCTAAAATAATCAAGCGTTTCTCATTTGAAGATAATGAATGGATAAACATTGCATCTTGA
- the wcaM gene encoding colanic acid biosynthesis protein WcaM: MAAVSLIPGTVKAAGRSAQVNVKDFYQTDWIAAFNRAFAAADVVEVPADVVCDSINTAIFMPQGKTLHVAGGLKGNGKGRFVLQDSCQIVGEGKGRFNNITLDVRGSDCTIKGIDMSGFVNVAQIYIGGKDNRTMRNLTIDNITVHDANYAILRQGFHNRMENVRITNGHFSHLQGDAIEWNVAINDHDLLISDHVIDNINCTNGKINWGIGIGLAGSTYDNNYPEDQAVKNFVVANITGSNCRQLVHVENGKHFVIRNVKARNINPTFSRTAGIDNATVAIYGCDNFVIDDVDMVNSAGMLIGYGVIKGNYLSIPQNFKLSDIKLDNSELSSPLRGIQISSGNATSFVALNNVTLKRASLEFHNKPQHLFMRNINVMQLSTAGPALKLNFDLRKDVRGKFMAKNDTLLSLANIHAVNERGQSSVDIDRIDQLHVNGEHLNFTLARVSK, from the coding sequence ATGGCAGCGGTATCCCTTATTCCGGGCACGGTAAAGGCCGCTGGCCGGAGCGCCCAGGTCAACGTCAAAGATTTCTATCAAACCGACTGGATAGCCGCGTTTAACCGGGCATTTGCCGCAGCGGATGTCGTTGAAGTCCCGGCAGACGTTGTCTGCGACAGCATTAATACCGCCATTTTTATGCCGCAGGGGAAAACGCTGCATGTGGCCGGTGGGCTGAAAGGCAACGGCAAAGGGCGATTTGTACTGCAGGATAGCTGCCAGATAGTCGGGGAGGGAAAAGGGCGGTTTAACAACATCACGCTGGATGTGAGGGGATCCGACTGCACGATCAAGGGCATAGATATGAGCGGGTTTGTCAATGTGGCGCAGATTTACATTGGCGGGAAAGATAACCGGACTATGCGCAATCTGACCATCGACAACATCACGGTACATGATGCCAACTACGCCATCCTGCGGCAGGGGTTTCACAACCGCATGGAGAATGTACGTATCACCAATGGTCACTTCAGCCATCTGCAGGGAGATGCTATCGAGTGGAACGTGGCGATCAACGACCACGATCTGCTGATTTCTGACCACGTTATCGACAACATTAACTGTACGAATGGAAAGATTAACTGGGGAATAGGTATCGGGCTGGCGGGCAGCACATATGACAATAATTATCCCGAAGATCAGGCGGTAAAAAACTTTGTGGTGGCGAATATCACCGGCAGTAACTGTCGACAATTAGTTCATGTTGAGAATGGGAAGCATTTCGTTATTCGTAACGTAAAAGCGCGTAATATTAATCCGACCTTTAGCCGCACCGCAGGGATTGATAACGCGACCGTGGCAATATATGGCTGCGATAACTTTGTGATTGATGATGTGGATATGGTGAACAGCGCCGGGATGTTGATTGGTTATGGCGTGATTAAGGGCAATTACCTGTCGATTCCGCAAAACTTTAAGCTAAGCGATATTAAACTCGATAATAGCGAACTGAGTAGCCCTTTACGTGGCATTCAGATCTCATCCGGCAATGCAACCTCTTTTGTGGCACTGAACAATGTCACGCTCAAGCGCGCCTCGCTTGAGTTTCATAACAAGCCTCAGCATCTTTTCATGCGTAATATCAATGTGATGCAGCTTTCCACAGCGGGGCCCGCCCTGAAGCTAAACTTCGACCTCCGTAAGGATGTGCGGGGTAAGTTTATGGCCAAAAACGACACGCTGCTGTCGCTGGCGAATATTCATGCGGTGAATGAAAGAGGGCAAAGCTCGGTAGATATTGACCGCATCGATCAGCTTCACGTCAACGGTGAACATCTTAATTTTACGCTCGCAAGGGTAAGCAAATAA
- a CDS encoding MOP flippase family protein, whose amino-acid sequence MSLREKTISGAKWSAIATVIIIGLGLAQMTILARTIDNHQFGLLTVSLVIIALADTLSDFGIANSIIQRKEISQLELTTLYWLNVGLGVLVCIAVFLLSGVIAGVLHNPDLSPLIKTLAFAFIVIPHGQQFRALMQKELEFSKIGSIETVSVLVGFSVTVAAAMYYPFAITAIIGYLANTVVRTSLFGFFGRKIYRPGFHFSLKSVSANLKFGAWLTADSVINYVNTNLSTLVLARILGASVAGGYNLAYNVAVVPPMKLNPIITRVLFPAFAKIQDDTAKLRVNFYKLLSIVGIINFPALLGLMVVSNNFVPLVFGEKWQFITPILQLLCVVGLLRSIGNPIGSLLMAKARVDISFKFNVFKTCLFIPAIIVGGQIGGALGVTLGFLLVQVVNTVLSYFIMIKPVLGSSYREYILSIWLPFYLSLPTLIVSAGLGVALNGHLPLAALLGVQVAAGAVAFMVMIILSRNALIVELKQQFCRSERLKALLRAG is encoded by the coding sequence ATGAGCCTGAGAGAAAAAACCATCAGCGGCGCAAAGTGGTCCGCGATTGCAACGGTGATTATTATTGGTTTGGGGCTGGCGCAGATGACGATTCTGGCCAGAACCATCGATAACCATCAGTTTGGTCTGCTGACGGTGTCGCTGGTGATCATCGCCCTGGCCGATACGCTGTCTGATTTTGGTATCGCCAACTCGATTATCCAGCGCAAAGAGATAAGTCAGCTGGAGCTGACCACGCTCTACTGGCTGAATGTCGGGCTGGGCGTGCTGGTGTGTATCGCGGTGTTTTTACTGAGTGGCGTGATAGCCGGCGTGCTGCATAACCCGGACCTGTCGCCGCTGATTAAAACGCTGGCCTTTGCGTTTATTGTTATCCCGCACGGGCAGCAGTTTCGCGCCCTGATGCAAAAGGAACTGGAGTTTTCAAAGATCGGCTCGATTGAGACGGTGTCCGTGCTGGTGGGGTTCAGCGTTACCGTCGCGGCAGCAATGTATTATCCGTTCGCTATCACGGCAATCATTGGTTACCTGGCGAATACCGTCGTTCGTACCTCGCTGTTTGGCTTCTTTGGGCGCAAGATTTACCGCCCTGGTTTTCATTTCTCGCTGAAATCAGTCAGTGCAAACCTGAAATTTGGTGCCTGGCTGACCGCCGACAGCGTGATCAACTACGTCAACACTAACCTTTCCACGCTGGTGCTGGCGCGTATTCTCGGCGCCAGCGTCGCCGGGGGCTATAACCTTGCCTATAACGTGGCCGTTGTCCCGCCGATGAAGCTCAACCCGATCATTACCCGCGTGCTTTTCCCGGCGTTTGCCAAGATTCAGGACGACACCGCGAAGCTGCGGGTGAACTTTTACAAGCTGCTGTCGATTGTCGGCATCATTAACTTCCCGGCGCTGCTGGGGCTGATGGTGGTCTCCAATAACTTCGTTCCGCTGGTGTTTGGGGAAAAATGGCAGTTCATCACGCCTATCCTGCAGCTGTTGTGCGTTGTTGGCCTGCTGCGTTCCATCGGGAATCCGATCGGGTCGCTGCTGATGGCGAAAGCGCGCGTGGACATCAGCTTTAAGTTCAACGTGTTTAAAACCTGCCTGTTTATTCCGGCGATTATTGTCGGTGGCCAGATCGGCGGCGCGCTCGGCGTGACGCTAGGTTTCCTGCTGGTTCAGGTGGTTAACACCGTTCTCAGCTATTTCATCATGATCAAGCCGGTACTGGGCTCCAGCTACCGGGAATACATCCTTAGCATCTGGCTGCCTTTTTATCTGTCGCTCCCCACGCTGATTGTCAGCGCCGGTCTTGGCGTGGCGCTCAACGGGCATCTCCCGCTGGCGGCCTTGTTGGGCGTACAGGTAGCGGCCGGGGCTGTGGCTTTTATGGTGATGATTATTTTGTCCCGCAATGCGCTGATTGTTGAACTGAAGCAGCAGTTTTGCCGAAGCGAACGTTTGAAAGCGCTGCTCCGCGCTGGCTAA
- the rfbA gene encoding glucose-1-phosphate thymidylyltransferase RfbA — protein MKGIILAGGSGSRLHPITLGTSKQLLPIYDKPMIYYPLSVLMLAGIRDILLITTPEDQDSFRRILGDGTRFGINISYKVQPSPDGLAQAFILGEDFIGNDDVCLVLGDNIFFGQSFGKQLRHAVENISGATVFGYKVMDPERFGVVEFDENFKALSIEEKPKQPKSNWAVTGLYFYDNRVVNIAKNVEPSERGELEITSINQKYLELGQLNVEQLGRGFAWLDTGTHDSLLEASQFVQTVEKRQGFKIACLEEIAYNQGWLDKETIRKIGNSLSKTGYGNYLLSLIK, from the coding sequence ATGAAAGGGATTATTTTAGCTGGTGGCTCGGGTTCACGATTACATCCTATTACACTGGGTACGTCTAAACAGCTTCTGCCAATATATGATAAACCAATGATTTATTACCCGCTATCAGTATTAATGTTAGCGGGTATACGAGATATTTTGCTTATAACAACGCCAGAGGATCAGGATAGTTTTAGGCGAATTCTCGGAGATGGAACACGGTTTGGTATTAATATTAGCTATAAAGTTCAACCCTCTCCCGATGGTCTTGCTCAAGCCTTTATACTAGGAGAGGATTTTATTGGAAATGATGATGTCTGCCTGGTGCTTGGTGATAATATTTTCTTTGGCCAGTCATTTGGAAAACAGCTAAGACATGCAGTAGAGAATATATCTGGCGCAACAGTGTTCGGCTACAAAGTTATGGACCCAGAGCGTTTTGGCGTGGTTGAATTTGATGAAAACTTCAAAGCACTATCCATTGAAGAAAAACCCAAGCAACCAAAATCTAACTGGGCCGTGACTGGCCTTTACTTCTATGATAATAGAGTTGTTAATATCGCTAAAAATGTAGAGCCTTCGGAGCGCGGTGAGTTAGAAATAACCAGTATTAATCAAAAATATTTAGAACTGGGGCAACTGAATGTTGAGCAACTAGGCCGCGGTTTTGCATGGCTTGATACAGGTACGCATGATTCTTTGCTAGAAGCTTCTCAATTTGTCCAAACTGTTGAAAAACGTCAGGGCTTTAAAATTGCTTGCCTTGAGGAAATTGCCTACAACCAAGGCTGGTTAGATAAAGAAACTATTAGAAAAATTGGAAATTCACTGTCTAAAACTGGCTATGGCAATTATCTTTTAAGTCTGATCAAGTAA
- the rfbB gene encoding dTDP-glucose 4,6-dehydratase, which translates to MKILVTGGAGFIGSAVVRHIINHTTDSVVNVDKLTYAGNLESLKAVEKSDRYSFEHADICDAKNMARILSEHQPDAIMHLAAESHVDRSITGPADFIETNVVGTYVLLEAARFYWSQLPVEKKSVFRFHHISTDEVYGDLPHPDDVENREALPLFTETTAYAPSSPYSASKASSDHLVRAWHRTYGLPTVVTNCSNNYGPCHFPEKLIPLVILNALEGKPLPIYGKGDQIRDWLYVEDHARALYKVVTEGQIGETYNIGGHNEKKNIEVVHTICDLLDEIVPKENSYREQISYVADRPGHDRRYAINADKISKELGWKPQETFESGIRKTVEWYLANQQWISNVKNGSYTTWLAEQYGEKK; encoded by the coding sequence ATGAAAATATTAGTTACTGGTGGTGCCGGATTTATTGGTTCTGCAGTCGTAAGACATATTATTAATCACACGACAGATTCGGTTGTAAATGTTGATAAGTTGACCTACGCGGGAAACCTTGAATCACTTAAGGCGGTCGAAAAGAGCGACCGCTATAGTTTTGAGCATGCAGATATCTGCGATGCGAAAAATATGGCACGTATACTAAGTGAACATCAGCCTGATGCAATCATGCATTTGGCAGCTGAAAGCCATGTTGATCGCTCTATCACTGGGCCAGCAGATTTTATCGAAACTAACGTTGTTGGTACTTATGTTTTACTTGAAGCCGCGCGTTTCTATTGGTCTCAACTTCCTGTAGAGAAGAAGTCTGTCTTTAGATTTCATCACATTTCAACGGATGAAGTTTATGGTGACCTTCCTCATCCTGATGACGTTGAAAATAGAGAAGCGTTGCCGTTATTTACTGAAACTACTGCTTATGCACCGAGTAGCCCATACTCGGCATCAAAAGCGTCTAGCGATCATTTGGTTCGTGCATGGCACCGTACTTATGGTTTACCTACTGTGGTCACCAATTGTTCGAATAATTATGGTCCGTGCCATTTTCCTGAGAAATTGATTCCATTAGTCATTCTAAACGCCCTTGAGGGTAAACCTCTTCCAATATATGGCAAAGGCGATCAGATTCGTGACTGGTTGTATGTCGAAGATCATGCTCGTGCACTCTATAAGGTTGTAACGGAGGGGCAGATTGGTGAAACCTATAATATAGGCGGCCATAACGAAAAGAAAAATATTGAGGTTGTACATACAATCTGCGATCTTCTTGATGAAATAGTACCGAAAGAAAATTCTTACCGAGAACAAATTTCCTATGTCGCCGATCGCCCCGGACACGACCGTCGTTATGCTATCAATGCTGATAAAATTTCAAAAGAGCTTGGCTGGAAACCCCAGGAAACCTTTGAATCTGGTATTCGTAAAACAGTAGAGTGGTATTTGGCTAACCAGCAGTGGATTAGTAATGTGAAAAACGGCTCGTACACTACATGGTTAGCCGAACAATACGGAGAAAAAAAATAA
- the wcaL gene encoding colanic acid biosynthesis glycosyltransferase WcaL, producing MKVGFFLLKFPLASETFVLNQITAFIDMGHEVEIVALQKGDLTNTHAAFKSYGLSEKTVWLLEEPEGKVAKLKTRALNTLRGILRRSTWRALNSGRYGDEARNLILSSICGRQKRPLEADVFIAHFGPAGVTAAKLKELGVLNGKIATVFHGIDISHRDALARYTPEYRQLFERGDLMLPISNLWASRLKSMGCPESKISVSRMGVDMDKFSLRPMKTPGSPLEIISVARLTEKKGLHFAIEACRLLKARGVAFRYNILGIGPWERRLKTLIEQLQLEDVVFMPGFKPSHEVKAMLDQADLFLLPSVTGEDGDMEGIPVALMEAMAVGIPVVSTVHSGIPELIDADESGWLVPEKDAFALADTLQAAASVSESDLQLMLARAREKVAGQFNQQVIYQQLARQLQTL from the coding sequence ATGAAGGTTGGTTTCTTCCTGCTGAAGTTTCCGCTGGCGTCGGAAACCTTTGTGCTGAATCAGATCACCGCTTTTATCGACATGGGCCACGAGGTTGAGATTGTTGCCCTGCAAAAAGGCGATCTCACCAATACCCATGCGGCGTTTAAAAGCTACGGGCTTTCGGAAAAAACCGTCTGGTTGCTCGAAGAACCAGAAGGTAAAGTCGCGAAGCTGAAAACGCGGGCACTCAATACCTTACGGGGTATTTTACGCCGCAGTACGTGGCGAGCCTTGAATTCGGGTCGTTATGGTGATGAAGCCCGCAATCTGATCCTGTCCTCGATTTGCGGACGGCAGAAACGGCCGCTTGAGGCCGACGTTTTTATCGCACACTTTGGCCCGGCGGGCGTGACTGCCGCCAAGCTGAAAGAACTTGGCGTGCTCAACGGCAAAATTGCCACCGTGTTCCACGGCATTGATATCTCGCACCGGGATGCGTTGGCTCGCTATACGCCGGAATACAGGCAGCTGTTTGAGCGTGGGGACTTAATGTTGCCCATCAGTAATCTCTGGGCCAGCCGCCTGAAGAGCATGGGCTGCCCGGAGAGTAAAATCTCGGTATCCCGGATGGGCGTGGATATGGATAAGTTTTCTTTAAGGCCCATGAAAACGCCGGGTTCGCCGCTGGAGATAATCTCGGTGGCGCGCCTGACGGAAAAGAAAGGGTTACATTTTGCCATTGAAGCCTGCCGCCTGTTAAAGGCGCGCGGCGTGGCATTTCGCTACAACATTTTGGGTATTGGCCCCTGGGAGCGTCGTCTGAAGACGCTGATTGAGCAGCTGCAGCTGGAAGACGTCGTCTTTATGCCGGGTTTTAAGCCGAGTCATGAAGTGAAAGCGATGCTGGACCAGGCCGACCTGTTCTTGCTTCCGTCGGTCACGGGGGAGGATGGGGACATGGAGGGCATTCCTGTGGCGCTGATGGAGGCGATGGCGGTTGGTATTCCCGTTGTGTCCACTGTGCATAGCGGTATTCCTGAACTTATCGACGCGGATGAGTCGGGCTGGCTGGTACCGGAAAAGGACGCGTTTGCCCTTGCCGACACGCTACAGGCTGCCGCTTCCGTGTCAGAAAGCGACCTGCAGTTGATGCTGGCCCGGGCCAGAGAGAAAGTCGCCGGCCAGTTCAATCAGCAGGTTATCTACCAGCAGCTTGCCCGTCAGCTTCAGACGCTATAA